Proteins co-encoded in one Candidatus Thiodictyon syntrophicum genomic window:
- a CDS encoding OmpH family outer membrane protein, translated as MSNCRRLVSLLTLALPLAVAQATDVGYVDMQQVIEKSKVGAKVQEQLRKDFEPKAKPIGAEEQSIREAQKSLAKESALMSKEQVEKRQAEIKKRIAAFEAAAAPFQQELMKAQKERGREVLEPAQKAVEAIAKQKKLGMIVERSQAGVVYLDKSLDITDEVIKQMDANTK; from the coding sequence ATGTCAAACTGCCGCCGCCTTGTCTCCCTCTTGACCCTTGCCCTGCCGTTGGCCGTCGCCCAGGCCACTGACGTGGGGTATGTGGACATGCAGCAGGTGATCGAAAAGAGCAAGGTGGGGGCCAAGGTCCAGGAGCAACTGCGCAAGGACTTCGAGCCCAAGGCCAAGCCGATCGGCGCGGAGGAGCAGTCCATCCGCGAGGCCCAAAAGAGTCTGGCGAAGGAGTCCGCGTTGATGAGCAAGGAGCAGGTCGAGAAACGCCAGGCCGAGATCAAGAAACGGATCGCGGCCTTCGAGGCGGCCGCCGCGCCCTTCCAGCAGGAATTGATGAAGGCCCAGAAGGAGCGGGGCCGCGAGGTCCTGGAGCCGGCCCAAAAGGCGGTGGAGGCCATCGCCAAGCAGAAGAAGCTCGGCATGATCGTGGAGCGCAGTCAGGCCGGCGTCGTCTATCTGGACAAGTCGCTCGACATCACCGACGAGGTGATCAAGCAGATGGACGCCAACACCAAGTAG
- a CDS encoding DUF2058 domain-containing protein yields MGNSLQEQLLKAGLVSEHRLKETRTDKRKTVKQPGGRAAAADDPARRAAAEAQAEKARKDRELNLRQQEEAQQRARENDIRQLIHAHRVVREGGDLAYNFTDGTTLKRLYVNRDQHARLVDGRLALVRQDTFYELVPTQIALRLRERDASLVLVHNQSTAKPAADDPYAEFQVPDDLMW; encoded by the coding sequence GTGGGTAACTCGCTTCAAGAGCAATTGTTGAAGGCCGGTCTGGTCAGCGAGCATCGGCTCAAGGAGACCCGCACGGACAAGCGCAAGACCGTCAAGCAGCCCGGCGGCCGGGCCGCCGCGGCCGACGACCCGGCGCGCCGGGCGGCCGCCGAGGCGCAGGCCGAGAAGGCGCGCAAGGACCGGGAACTCAACCTGCGACAACAGGAAGAGGCGCAGCAGCGTGCCCGGGAAAACGACATCCGCCAGTTGATCCATGCCCACCGTGTGGTCCGCGAGGGCGGCGACCTGGCCTACAACTTCACCGACGGCACCACGCTCAAGCGGCTCTATGTCAACCGGGACCAGCACGCCCGCCTGGTGGACGGGCGCCTGGCCCTGGTGCGGCAGGACACTTTCTACGAGCTGGTGCCGACGCAGATCGCGCTGCGCCTGCGCGAGCGCGACGCCAGCCTGGTGCTGGTGCACAACCAGTCCACCGCCAAGCCCGCCGCGGACGACCCCTACGCGGAATTCCAGGTCCCGGACGACCTGATGTGGTGA
- a CDS encoding NYN domain-containing protein, whose translation MSDPANHKLAVLIDADNAQASIIEGLLAEVAKYGTAHVKRIYGDWTLPNLGSWKETLLKHSIQPMQQFRYTTGKNATDGAMMIDAMDLLYSRNVDGFCIVSSDSDFTRLASRLRESGMTVYGFGEQKTPGPFVAACDKFVYTEVLREEAASDASSRTTAKELKGDTRLVALLRSAADSVADDAGWAGLGAMGSAIVKRSPEFDSRNYGYAKLSGLLKAIGLFTLEERVVGRGPHKAIYVRAAGGRD comes from the coding sequence ATGTCTGATCCCGCCAACCACAAGCTCGCCGTTCTGATCGACGCCGACAACGCCCAGGCGAGCATCATCGAGGGCCTGCTGGCGGAGGTCGCCAAGTACGGCACCGCCCACGTCAAACGCATCTATGGGGACTGGACACTGCCCAACCTGGGTTCCTGGAAGGAGACCCTGCTCAAGCACTCCATCCAACCCATGCAGCAGTTCCGCTACACCACGGGCAAGAACGCGACCGACGGGGCCATGATGATCGACGCCATGGACCTGCTCTATTCGCGCAACGTCGATGGTTTCTGCATCGTCTCCAGCGACAGCGACTTCACCCGGCTCGCCTCGCGCCTGCGCGAATCGGGCATGACCGTCTACGGCTTCGGCGAGCAGAAGACCCCGGGGCCCTTCGTCGCGGCCTGCGACAAGTTCGTCTACACCGAGGTGCTGCGTGAAGAGGCGGCAAGCGATGCCAGCTCCCGGACGACCGCCAAGGAGCTCAAGGGCGACACCCGTCTGGTGGCACTGCTGCGCAGCGCCGCCGACAGTGTCGCGGATGACGCGGGCTGGGCCGGTCTGGGGGCCATGGGCTCGGCCATCGTCAAGCGCAGTCCCGAGTTCGACTCGCGCAACTACGGCTATGCCAAACTGAGCGGCCTGTTGAAGGCAATCGGTCTCTTCACCCTGGAGGAGCGGGTGGTGGGCCGCGGACCCCACAAGGCGATCTATGTGCGCGCCGCCGGCGGGCGCGACTGA
- a CDS encoding TatD family hydrolase, protein MDLIDTHCHLDCPEFDPDRAAVLVRTRAAGVAQLVIPAIHRAGWPGLLALCETDAALYPALGLHPVYLEQHRDADLPALERAIVDKRPLAIGEIGLDYFVRELDRDRQQALFEAQLAIARSADLPVLLHVRKAHEQVLAALKRCPVRGGIAHAFSGGIAEARRYLDLGFALGFGGMLTFERSTKLRALAAALQLDAIVLETDAPDLTVAAHRGERNSPEYLPDVLAALAQVRGEPTDLLAAKTTLNAKAVLGLPAPQPDALS, encoded by the coding sequence ATGGACCTGATCGACACCCACTGCCACCTGGACTGCCCCGAGTTCGACCCGGACCGGGCCGCGGTGCTCGTGCGCACCCGCGCCGCCGGGGTGGCGCAACTGGTGATCCCGGCCATCCACCGCGCGGGTTGGCCGGGGCTGCTGGCGCTGTGTGAGACAGATGCGGCGCTTTACCCGGCCCTGGGCCTGCACCCGGTCTATCTGGAGCAGCACCGCGATGCCGACCTCCCGGCCCTGGAACGGGCCATCGTGGACAAGCGGCCACTGGCGATCGGTGAGATCGGGCTCGACTACTTTGTCCGGGAACTGGATCGGGACCGCCAACAGGCCCTGTTCGAGGCCCAACTCGCGATTGCCCGGTCCGCCGACCTGCCGGTGCTGCTGCATGTGCGCAAGGCCCACGAGCAGGTGTTGGCGGCACTCAAGCGCTGCCCGGTGCGCGGCGGTATCGCCCACGCCTTCAGCGGCGGGATCGCAGAGGCGCGCCGCTATCTGGACCTGGGCTTTGCGCTCGGCTTCGGCGGTATGCTGACCTTCGAGCGCTCCACAAAGCTGCGCGCCCTGGCCGCCGCCCTGCAGCTGGACGCCATTGTCCTTGAGACCGACGCCCCGGACCTGACCGTGGCCGCGCATCGCGGCGAGCGCAACAGCCCCGAATACCTGCCGGATGTCCTCGCCGCCCTGGCGCAGGTGCGCGGCGAGCCGACGGACTTGCTGGCCGCCAAGACCACCCTCAACGCCAAGGCCGTCCTTGGACTGCCCGCGCCTCAACCCGACGCATTATCTTAA
- a CDS encoding ABC transporter ATP-binding protein: MTDILLEVADLTTEIGTGPHPARVVEGLALRLHRGETFALLGESGCGKSMTALSLMRLLPPGGRIAAGTVDLAGTDLLRLTEAQMRGWRGGRMAMIFQEPQTSLNPVLRIGEQIGEAVRVHEGRPRRLVEDRVLELLDAVGIPDPARRLGEYPHQLSGGMKQRVMIAMALAGDPDLLIADEPTTALDVTIQAQVLRLLKDLQRTTDMAVLLITHDLGVVAETADRLAVMYAGQIVETATVAEFFAAPAHPYSRRLMASLPGADKRQGRLAVIPGRVPPLDQPFVGCRFAPRCTEVLPECLTEAPGWTALAAGRGVRCHRSAGVPPAPAATAPVPAHSQASAPSATTGDLLTVQDLAVHFPIQRGVFRRVVGQVRAVDGVSLHLQAGRTLALVGESGCGKTTAGKGILQLTAPTGGSVRYLGRELRGLGYRRMRPYRKDLQIIFQDPFASMNPRMLVGDLIGEGLQALRIERTRAGRGKRVADLLDLVGMNPEAAQRYPHEFSGGQRQRLCIARALAVEPKLIVCDEPTSALDVSVQAQILNLLKDLQDRLGLAYLFITHNISVVAYLAHEVAVMYLGRVVEQGPVAAVLDDPRHPYTRALLSAVPVVDPASRRQIIRLEGDMPSPANPPTGCYFHPRCPEAMEACARDYPGETRLGDGRVVHCLRMEQQANG, encoded by the coding sequence ATGACTGACATCCTCCTCGAAGTCGCGGACCTCACGACCGAGATCGGCACCGGCCCCCACCCGGCGCGCGTGGTCGAGGGCCTGGCGCTGCGCCTGCACCGGGGCGAGACCTTCGCCCTGCTCGGTGAGTCCGGCTGCGGCAAGTCCATGACCGCCCTGTCGCTGATGCGCCTCTTGCCCCCCGGCGGGCGCATCGCCGCCGGCACCGTCGACCTCGCCGGCACCGACCTGTTGCGTCTGACCGAGGCGCAGATGCGCGGCTGGCGCGGCGGGCGCATGGCCATGATCTTCCAGGAGCCCCAGACCTCCCTGAACCCGGTGCTGCGCATCGGCGAGCAGATCGGCGAGGCGGTGCGCGTCCACGAGGGCCGGCCGCGGCGGCTGGTGGAGGACCGGGTGCTGGAACTCCTGGACGCCGTCGGCATCCCGGACCCGGCGCGGCGCCTGGGCGAGTACCCGCACCAACTCTCCGGCGGGATGAAACAGCGGGTCATGATCGCCATGGCCCTGGCCGGAGACCCCGATCTCCTGATCGCCGACGAGCCCACCACGGCGCTGGACGTCACCATCCAGGCCCAGGTCCTGCGACTGCTCAAGGACCTGCAGCGCACCACCGACATGGCCGTGCTGCTCATCACCCATGACCTGGGGGTGGTCGCCGAGACCGCCGACCGGCTGGCCGTGATGTACGCCGGTCAGATCGTCGAGACCGCGACGGTCGCCGAGTTCTTCGCCGCCCCCGCCCACCCCTACAGCCGGCGGCTGATGGCGAGCCTGCCGGGGGCCGACAAGCGCCAGGGCCGACTCGCCGTCATCCCCGGGCGCGTGCCGCCGCTGGATCAGCCCTTCGTCGGGTGCCGCTTCGCCCCGCGCTGCACCGAGGTCCTGCCCGAATGTCTCACCGAGGCACCGGGTTGGACGGCCCTCGCCGCGGGGCGCGGCGTGCGCTGCCACAGGAGCGCGGGCGTCCCGCCCGCGCCAGCCGCGACCGCGCCGGTCCCAGCACACTCGCAGGCATCAGCACCGTCGGCGACCACCGGCGACCTCCTGACGGTCCAGGACCTGGCCGTCCACTTCCCCATCCAGCGCGGCGTCTTCCGCCGCGTGGTCGGCCAGGTTCGGGCGGTGGACGGGGTCTCGCTCCACCTCCAGGCCGGCCGCACCCTGGCCCTGGTAGGCGAGTCCGGCTGCGGCAAGACCACGGCCGGCAAGGGCATCCTCCAGCTCACCGCCCCCACCGGCGGGTCCGTGCGCTATCTGGGCCGGGAACTGCGCGGCCTGGGCTACCGGCGGATGCGGCCCTACCGCAAGGACCTGCAGATCATCTTCCAGGACCCCTTCGCCTCCATGAACCCGCGGATGCTGGTCGGCGACCTCATCGGCGAGGGCCTGCAGGCCCTGCGGATCGAGCGCACCCGCGCCGGGCGCGGCAAGCGCGTGGCGGACCTGCTGGACCTGGTCGGCATGAACCCCGAGGCCGCACAGCGTTACCCCCACGAGTTCTCCGGCGGCCAGCGCCAGCGTCTGTGCATCGCCCGGGCGCTGGCGGTCGAGCCCAAGCTCATCGTCTGCGACGAGCCCACCAGCGCGCTCGATGTCTCGGTCCAGGCCCAGATCCTCAACCTGCTGAAGGACCTCCAGGACCGTCTCGGCCTCGCCTATCTCTTCATCACCCACAACATCTCGGTGGTCGCCTACCTGGCCCACGAGGTCGCGGTCATGTACCTGGGCAGGGTGGTCGAGCAGGGACCGGTCGCCGCGGTCCTCGACGATCCGCGTCACCCCTACACCAGGGCGCTCCTGTCCGCCGTACCGGTGGTGGACCCGGCCAGCCGGCGGCAGATCATCCGGCTGGAGGGGGACATGCCTTCACCCGCGAACCCGCCGACGGGCTGCTACTTCCACCCGCGCTGCCCGGAGGCCATGGAGGCATGCGCTCGGGACTATCCGGGGGAGACGAGGTTGGGGGATGGGCGGGTGGTGCATTGTCTGCGGATGGAGCAGCAGGCGAACGGCTGA